The following DNA comes from Brassica oleracea var. oleracea cultivar TO1000 chromosome C5, BOL, whole genome shotgun sequence.
CGAGACGTCCGCGCATTGGCGGGTCGGAGCAAGAAGAAACCCGGAGGCTCATCCGGCGGGAGGATAGAAGGAGACTCCGACACGAGGAAGCAGGCGAAGCGCAACGCCCGCGAGAAGTCCAAGAAGCTAGCGGAGTCTCTGTTCTACCGCCTCTACAACAACCCCGACAAGTCCCGAAGCAACATCCTCAGCAGCCACCCGGACAAGTTCACTGAAGACGAGCTCGAGATGATCGGGCTCGGCTACGACAGGATGGTCCGGTTCATGGACAAGGACGACCCGAGGCTGCGCCACCCTCACGACTGGTTCAAGTACGGTGAGTTCGGGCCTTACTCGTGGCGCGGCGTCGTGGTCGGGGACCCCGTCCGCGGGACGATCTCCGACGAGTGCGTGACCATGTACGGGGAAGTGGCGAATCACGAGGAGTTTGAGAAGGTTGAGCAGCACGAGATGAACCTAGCGTTTCAGAAACGGGTCAAGGAGTTGGATTCGGGTGTTGGGTTGAGGTACTTTTGGGTTTTCGTTAGGCATCCCAAGTGGAGGCTGAGTGAGTTGCCGTGGGAGCAGTGGACGTTGGTGAGTGAGGTCGTTGTGGAGGCGGATAAGAAGAAGAGGTTGGATAAGTGGAACTTGATGGGGAGGTTGGGGAACAAGTCGAGGTCTTTGATATGCCAGTGCGCGGCTTGGTTTAGGCCTGATATTGTCTATGTGAAGAAGCCTGTGTTTCAGTGTAGGTTCGAGCCTCAGGAAGATTTTTTTAACTCGATTGTGCCTTATTTGAACCCTGTGACGGAGGCTGGATTTGTTTTTGAGGTGGAGGATGATGATGGTGGGGTGGAGTTGAGTACTTACTATGGAGGGTTGTGTAAGATGTTGAAGGTGAGGCAGACGGCTTTTGTGGATGATGTGGTGAAGGCTTATGAGAAGTGTAGCGATGAGAAGAAGTCTAAGGTTTTGAGGTTTTTGCTTGGGAACCATCCTATTGAGTTGTTGCATCCGTATACGAAGGAGTGGAAAGCGAAGCTGGAGGAGATGGAGCTTGGGTGTGATGCTCCGGATGAAGACGAGGATGAGGTGATTAATAGTGGGAGCTCGGAGAAGGCTGAGTTTTCTGAATGGGTTGAAGATGAAGGTGGTGATAGCGAGATGGAGGAAGAAGAAGAAGAGGATGATGATGATGATAATATGGTTGTTGATGTGGAAGGGAACGTGGAAGAAGACAGTTTGGAAGGTGAAGTAGATGAGGTTGATCAGGAAGAGGATGAGAGGTATTGGGAAGAGCAATTCAAGAAAGCGACAAGTAATGCAGAGAGGATGGAGAAGCTTGCGGAGATGAGCATGGTGGTGTCAGATCAGTTTTATGAGAAGCAGTTAAAGGCAATGGCGGAAAGAGAAGATGGAGATGGAGATCTTGGAGGAGATGAGTTGGAGATGAGAGGTAAGAAGGCGAAAGTGAAGCCAGAAGAATGGAAGACAGTAGGATATGGAAGGTGGATGAAGAAGATAAAGAAGAGTAGAATCCCACCTGAGCTCTTTCTTCGTGCAGCTGTTAGGCCCTTTGTTTACAGAAACCTTGTGAAAGAGATTGTTCTGACAAGACACGCTATTTTGGAAGGCGAGATTGGCCAAAATGAGTGATAATAACCAGTTCAGGTCTTGTCTGTTTTGATTATTACTGATAGAATGTTTTATGTATGGTATTAGAGCATTAAGAAGAGATTATCCAAGAACTTTCCAACCTTATGTATGTAAAATGAGTTCGAAATCGAAGCATTTTTTTGTTCTCAATGGTTTGTTATGTTGCTTGTGAATTTATTTTCTTGGATCAGTAAGCTCTGTAACGCTGATAAGTTGATGCTTAAATGGCAGTGCCATATACAAAAGAGTGTTGAGTTAAACACAACTGACAGTGTCATAAAAAAGACTGTTAAGTTAAATACACACTGATGAAGTGATTATAGTTTGATCACCAAAAGCATTCGCGCCTGACAAAAGGGAGTGCGAACATAACGCACAAGACTTGACATCTGAGTTTCCTAACTTCAAGCGATAAAGTACTCCTCTGGAGTAAAAAACTTCAATCCATTCGCCTGCAACCAAAGAAAGTAGCTTGTATATCAGGAAAGTAACGCAAATTATCTCGAGTATCGCTGAGATGTCTGGTGTTTGTAACAAATACCTGCGCAAATTTAATGTCTGCGTCGCTGTGATCGCCTTTTCTTCCGGCTGCATCCCCAACATAGAACGATCTGATGACACATAAGTTAGTATAAACCAAACTGAAGTGCTAGAGAGAACACAAACAAACAGATGGAGTTTAAACAGGAAAGAAAGCTGATGGTAAATGCGTGTAGTCTTTCAGACTTGCTAGAAGTTTCACAGGTAAATCAAAAAATTTAAAAGCAAGTTGGGAGAAAACTAACTTATCCATATCAATTTCGATTCCAGAGTTAAAGTGCTTCTTCATGAGTTGCCACATTCCAGGCTTGGGTTTGCGGTAAAGGTCATCTTTACCACCAGAACTTGCGACTCCGCAGGCTATAAACACCTGCTTCCAAAATGAAACCATTAACGTTCTTCAGATACCAACATGTCAGAGAATTAAGAGTTTGGAAACATTGAAAAGTTCAAATGTTAAGCTTATGAGAACTGGCAAAACAGAACTAACTTCAACATAGGGCTTTTGTTAGGATTTGTTGAAGCAGTGCTCTTGAGAATATAAAATAACGTTATTTAATAATTAAAAACCAAACCGCACTTCACCTGAATGGGGACCTCTACACGCTTGATAAAACTGTTGAGGCGTCCAATCTTCGAGTCCACAGCAGCTTGTCTTTTGTTTTTCCACCGGTCAATGTTAGACTCATTTGTGAAAATCACCTGATGACCATTTAAAATTAGTATCTCTATAAGAAGAAGAAACTGAGACAATTCAATCACATGGATAAAAGGAAATTCAAAATGAAAAGAAGGTACCAGCTTATAGCCATGACTATAAAGACTTTGCAGTTTCTCAGGAATAGAAGGATACATAAGTGACCATGCATCTGCACCTACTCTGAGAAAGAAGAAACCGAAAATAATATGTTCCGTTAGGACCAAAATTTACTTTATGTGCACGGTGACAAGTACAAAAGTTTTGTGTGATTGCCTTTCTGGAAATCATATATGGTCACTGTAAGAGGTTGGAAACAGAGAAGAACAGCAAAATTCTGAGTGAGCGAGTGGATTCTTACTTTTTCACCGATGTTTTTGCAAGGCATCCATCAAAATCAAATGTAGCTATCTTCTCTGAATCATTAAGGCCATCATCCTGTTAAGATGCAGCAAATTAATTAATCGTTAAGACACACAATACACTGCCTTATATTTATACTAGAAAAATAACATCATATTAACGATGGTTTCTGACCCGCTCAAGGAATATTACAGTCTCAAACGCTTTCCACTTGGGTAATAGACTGGCATCCTGAAAACAAAAAGACAGTATTAGCAGCCAGAGACATAAGATCGGAAAATGAATACGTATGTCACAGCTGCAAAGTCCCTAGGAATAAGATAAAGTTAACGGATAATACAGAACGTTAACTTATTACACACTAAGACTTACCCTGTACTTTTCCTTCACATCAGAAGCTGAAAAGGAGATTTCTGCTTCAGCTACGACCTGAGAAGTTGACTCACTGGTGTTCATCTGCATAACACAATGTTTAAAATCAGTTAAGAGGATCTCTATCGGTAAGAACAGACTATCAACCATGAGCAGGTGTTTAAATATATTTTATTGCTTGCATACCTTAGGTTTTCTAGTAGTCGGTTGGTTCTCATTGGTTTGCACTTCATCTTCAACCACCATCTCCCCAACCTTCAAAAAAAAAATGAAAATTTAGCATTTACAAAATTATATTAGAAAGACGTGACTAATGCTATCTAATAACCTGAGAATGTTTTCTTTTGTTTGCCTCCTCCGTTTGGTGGTAATCAGTTCCAATCTCATCATTATCTTCGTCCATCTTCTGCATTCCCGCCAGGAAATGGAGTAATAAGTTAGTTCAGAGAGGCCTCAAATATTTAAACGAAAGCAAATATTATGTAAAACGGTTTTGCTAGTAAACCTACCAAGGTCTTGTTCACGCATTGTTGGACCAGCTCCTTTAGTGTATCTTGATCACCATTCTATTATTTTGTAACAAATGAATCAAATATAAAAGATGTGTCAGCAAGACTAAGGCTAGTCATGTGTTTGGGTGTTTATTCAACATGACACTGACAAAGATATCATGCCATTGGTATTTTTGAGAGTCAACGTGACAATTCTTTTAATCAATATTCAAAGTGACACATCTATGTTCAAAATAAAATTATCTGTTTCAACTTATGATCCTAGTAACCAGAGGACATATGCAATCCTCCAGAAGTTCTATCCACTTAACTGGAAATTCTTAATTTATAAATAGAGACTAACCTGCAGTGATGAAAATCCACCAATGTCCTCTACGGAATCAACTGGAACTGATTCAACGGGGAAACATCCCAAGTGATGCCATTTAGTCATATCAAATCCCCTAGAGTCTCTGGTCACCATCCCCAATCTCAGTTCCTTTGCAGCAATCGGCTGAGAGCACTTCTTGCATGATGATCTGCTTGATTTGGCGTACTCAGCAATAACTTTTGAAGATGCAGAGGAATCTTTCGTCTCCTTAACTTTCTGCCCACTTTTTTCATCTGATCCGGCCTTTTTAATCTCTACCTCTTCCTCAACCTGTAAGCAGTTAAGAAAAGTAATTTAGTATACATTCTAAATCCACATGAGCAAACGAGAATGAAGTAAGAAGCCCTTTGCTATCTAGTAACCTGAGAATGTTTTCTTTTGTTTGTCTCCTCCGCTAGCCCTTTATCAGCTACAGATTCATCTTTATCTTCTTCCATCTTCTGCAATCCCACCATGAAATGATATAAGAAGTTAGCCCACGTAAACACTTTAAAACACACTGCTTTCGTCAAAGAAA
Coding sequences within:
- the LOC106295061 gene encoding uncharacterized protein LOC106295061, whose translation is MLGQDLSFSKTLNPRFSFSPFSLRKSPPNSFARRTISVLPVTERNFTFGVKSSELYGGFRRDVRALAGRSKKKPGGSSGGRIEGDSDTRKQAKRNAREKSKKLAESLFYRLYNNPDKSRSNILSSHPDKFTEDELEMIGLGYDRMVRFMDKDDPRLRHPHDWFKYGEFGPYSWRGVVVGDPVRGTISDECVTMYGEVANHEEFEKVEQHEMNLAFQKRVKELDSGVGLRYFWVFVRHPKWRLSELPWEQWTLVSEVVVEADKKKRLDKWNLMGRLGNKSRSLICQCAAWFRPDIVYVKKPVFQCRFEPQEDFFNSIVPYLNPVTEAGFVFEVEDDDGGVELSTYYGGLCKMLKVRQTAFVDDVVKAYEKCSDEKKSKVLRFLLGNHPIELLHPYTKEWKAKLEEMELGCDAPDEDEDEVINSGSSEKAEFSEWVEDEGGDSEMEEEEEEDDDDDNMVVDVEGNVEEDSLEGEVDEVDQEEDERYWEEQFKKATSNAERMEKLAEMSMVVSDQFYEKQLKAMAEREDGDGDLGGDELEMRGKKAKVKPEEWKTVGYGRWMKKIKKSRIPPELFLRAAVRPFVYRNLVKEIVLTRHAILEGEIGQNE
- the LOC106295060 gene encoding LOW QUALITY PROTEIN: polynucleotide 3'-phosphatase ZDP (The sequence of the model RefSeq protein was modified relative to this genomic sequence to represent the inferred CDS: inserted 1 base in 1 codon) produces the protein MVLTSFVSHHHHSPSLSINHTSNLLFRERGGKCLYHRNIFXRRKGEKKMPIVAEYAKSNRSSCKACSKAIASKTLRVGLISKGPGGFDMTRWHHLECFPADSVSIDSVDDVKGLSALEKDDQDALAKLVEQCGEPAKEVDEKEEEVTDPESDEIIGEKVKETKGSSASASVIAEYAKSSRSSCKKCSQTIAAKELRLGMVTRDSRGFDMTKWHHLGCFPVESVPVDSVEEIGGFSSLQSDDQDALKELVLQCGKETSKMEEDKDESVADKGLAEETNKRKHSQVEEEVEIKKAGSDEKSGQKVKETKDSSASSKVIAEYAKSSRSSCKKCSQPIAAKELRLGMVTRDSRGFDMTKWHHLGCFPVESVPVDSVEDIGGFSSLQNGDQDTLKELVQQCVNKTLKMDEDNDEIGTDYHQTEEANKRKHSQVGEMVVEDEVQTNENQPTTRKPKMNTSESTSQVVAEAEISFSASDVKEKYRDASLLPKWKAFETVIFLERDDGLNDSEKIATFDFDGCLAKTSVKKVGADAWSLMYPSIPEKLQSLYSHGYKLVIFTNESNIDRWKNKRQAAVDSKIGRLNSFIKRVEVPIQVFIACGVASSGGKDDLYRKPKPGMWQLMKKHFNSGIEIDMDKSFYVGDAAGRKGDHSDADIKFAQANGLKFFTPEEYFIA